The genomic interval GGAGATAGGGCCTTTCGCAACACGAGGCATTCGCCTTACGGCCTGAACTGCGCGCGCAACAAGCCAATCCGGGGCAATTGAAAAAACAGAGTCGATCGACCGGGGCTGACTAAGCGACACGATGTGCCGAAGACAATTCACACTGTTCACGTCGGGCCCGGCACATAGGGAATTGTTCGGCAGGAGCAACTGAATCGTCGGGCACACAAGCCAGAAATCGGTTGGGGTCATGACCGTGGGAACATCGAGCCTGTAGCAGGCTTCAACCATTGAGGCGGACATGCGAAGCATATGAAAGAAGTGCACAACATCAGGACGCACACGCTTCAGATAGCTTGTGAAATGCTCTCCAAAGAAAGTATTGTTGTGCTCTGCTTCCGCGATATTCTCTTGCTGCCCCATGGGTACACGGTGGTGATAGAACCGCTCAACCCGGAAACCGCAGTACTCATAGGAATCGAATCTCTCCTCGTCCTGCAATGGTCTCTTTGTGTGAAACCCGGCAAAGATTGTCACCTCATGCCCTTGCCGCCGTAGCTCTTTGGCAGTATCAAGCGTGAGGGTCTCAGTCCCGCCCGTAGAATCAGGGTAGAACTGATGGACCGTGAGCAGAAGCTTCATGGCTCAATCTGTCCTTGGCGAATGGTCCCGCCTAGAGCACATCTCTCAACACGCTAGTGGTGCCTGAAACCTGGCCTACGTTTCTGGCTGGTCCAGAACAGCCACGCCCCACGCAGTTGCAGGACTTTTCCCTCAACCCGAATGAGCAATCGTCTCACCTTCTCGGCCTAAGCACAACGATATCCTGAAAGTCATGTATGGCCCCTCTCCGGTAATCCAGCACCTCAAACCATTGAGTCCAATGCTCGAAAATGTATGTTTCCGGAATGAATGTAATGCCATATTGAAAAGGCAGGTTGGTTACACACCACCCCATTGCTCTCGATAACCATCGCCGAAGTGTATTGGCGGAAGCTGTGAGGTGTCCATGCTGCAAAATGAATGCATGCTCGCCTCGCGCAAATAACCGCCTCGCTTTCTCAAACAGCACTCTATCCACCGCAATCATTTCCTGAATAGAAACTTCATTGATAGCTCGCTCCAACGCGCGAGCACCGTGGACCGTAAGAAACAGAACACCCTCCGAGGCACAAATACGTCGAAGCTCGGCAAGGAACTCGTCCTGACTCTTCTCGGTGAGATGAGTAAAGACTGAGATCGACGTAATCGCATCAAACTCCTTATCTCTGTAGGGCAATGGCGGGCTGACTGATGTTCTTATCACATCAACATAGGACAGATTCTGACTTACCCACTTCACGTGGCGCGCATCAACATCGCAGGCCGACACCTTATGCGGATGCCCCTTGAGCATACGGGCTAATCTCCCACAGCCACAGCCGAAGTCAAGAATCCTTCTGTATTCAGAGAGTGCTTTCGTGGATGCCTCTGAGAGGGCGCAATAGAAATCGGCCCCATGGCTTGCAAAATCCTGCTCGCTGTTAAGCCCCGACACGTTGTACATCAAATCACGTGGTGGGAAAGGGGCGACATACTCCCGTAAGGCATCATTCTCGAAAACGCCAGTTCTATTGAGCCACGTCCAGTCGTTAATGGAAAGTTGACAGCCCAGCTTAAAATCAGTGCAGCTCAAATCACACCTAGTCCCTTATAAATTTCCAGAACATCTTGGGTCATCATCCGAGTCGTCCTTGGATAATCTGTCTTCACTATCATCTTCGGCAACAGACTTGGCTCATCGAGGATTCTCCGAAGCACTCGCTCAAGGTCATCAACATTGCCTCGTTGAAACCAATATCCATTTTCCCCTTCCTCTACGAACTCCGTTAGGCCTGCTACGTCAGATACAATAACCGGTGTATGACTTGCCAAGGCGCATAGCAGAATCAGCGGGCTATTCTCATGCCATTGCGATGGGATAACAATGAAATCCATTTGGGATAGCACGTCCGCCATGGCATCTTTTGGGAAAACACCTCGAAAGTGCACCTCACGCTTCTCCGCGACCCTTTTCATGCTATTCATATAACCGGGGTCTTGGTCTGTTGGCCCAAACACATGCAACTCGGCAATTCCCCTCGGTAGTCGGCAAAATGCTTCGACTAGAATGTCTACACCTTTATGACTGGCAATCTGCCCAATAAATCCAAACCGAACGGGTCCATCCACCTCCCTTCGCAATTTTGGTCTTCGGGGAAGATCTACACCGAATCGACTCAGATGAATCGGCGCGCGTAGCCCGTTCGCAACATAGGCATTCTTGAGAAATTGTGTAGGAGCTATCACCGCCCGATATTTCGAATATCGAGCAGTTAAGATGTCAGGACGTTCCCTAATATCATGTACAGCCTCCGCAATTTCTTTCGAACACACTCCATTCACATTCGCCAAGGACACAAGCAGCGATCCGGCAAGCCTAGCCCACTGAACTGAACCGGCCCACCGCCCGAGAAGAGAAACGTCCCCACTCCCACTCCGAGCCCGCAAATAACAGGCGCTGCAGTTAGACCGTTTCTGGTTCGGTCCTTCGCAGAGAGACCCGTCAGCAGCCACGAGTTTGTTGTTGAAACAAAACCCAAAAAAGTCTGTGAGCGTTGCTACCGCTACCAAATTCAGCTCGGCAACGACATCCAACAATACTGCGGTGTGATTGATCAGATGCGTGACGTGGACTATGTCGGGTCTGATCTCACAAAGGACGTCCCGGATCAGATTATGCAAGGCAACCTGATAGTAGGTATCCTTAACTCGGCGGTGAACAAAAAAGTTTTTATCAATACAATACACTGGAATATCATCATATTTGTAGGTGGATAGAATGCGCCCGGTCGTCGGTTCACCAGGAAAGATTGCCGTGACCACGATCGGCTGATGCCCAAGTGCCAACAAATTTCTTGCGAGCTCCAATGTGTAGGTTTCTGTGCCATAGAAATGATTAGGAAAAAAACAATGAACGAATAGCGCAACTTTCATCGCACCGGCCTCAAGAGCTTCGCATACAACTCCCGATAACATTCAATCATGGTTTCAACCGAAAATTTCTCCTGTGCACGCTTTTTGTTTATGAGGCCGATTGAGGAACATTTGGCGTGATCTTGCAACAAGTCTAAGATCATGTCGGCCAAGCGGTCACCATTTCCTGGTGGAGCTAGCCACTCACGCGTCCCAAGAATTTCTGCGAGCCCCCCTACGTCATAACCAACAACTGGAATCCCATAGTTCATAGCCAGAACGCTCACATGGCCGAAGCTCTCCTTCCAGACAGGCGCCACAAAGACACCCATTTCTTCATACAGTGCAGGAAGCTCTTCATATGATACATAGCCAGTAAATCGAAACGCGTTGGAGACCCCATGGAGCTGCACAGTTTTTTGGTACGTCTGCAGCAAGGCACCACCTCCAACAATTAGCGCCTTCGTGCTCGGCCGGCGCATGACAACTTTAATAAACACATCGATTGCTTGGGGCGATAGCTTATCCTCTTCAAGCCGATAGACCATCCCGATGCAATCCCGTGGTGCATCCACACTGTGCTTCCTTCGAAAAACACTAAAATTGCTCCCAGGATAAATGACGAGGCTCTTCCTATCTCGCCGCCCAAAGGTTTCCAACACATAGTCACTGACATAAACATAGCGGGAAATTGCCTCGCCCCAGTAAGGGGTCACCGGCGTGTTGACATTCTCAACAATTCGACATCCAAACTTGTTCGCTGCATTCAAGGCCGCCTCGTACCAGGCCTTATCTGTCTCGCCCCAATAATGGACGTGAAAAAGGTTCGGCCTAAAAGTGCACAGGTAGCTGAAAATCCCTTTCTCCAAATCGTCAACGCAAGACAATTCGTGCTCATGAATGACCACCCCTGTGTAACTCGGCGGATCAGGCTGAAACCTAGTAATGATCTCCTGTTCATATTGGTGGCCCAGTCGCTCAATTAGATCAACGACCAATCGAGAAGATCCTCCAATATTAAAGTTCGCAATGGCATGAACCACCTTGGGGCGGCTACTCTCTATCGGACGCATGATCCGTGCTTCATATGAATTGCATTGAGGAGCAGGAAGGTGCCGATGGTCGAACCACCGCCTAACTCTCGCAGTTGCTCCGGCAAGCCGCCGTACAAGAGCAGATGCAAATACCTCCATTACCAGACCAACGATAGCTGTCACTGTGCGAGGAGAACCAGTCTTCGTGCGTAGTGCTCGTTGTAGACGAAAGAGTCGCGGCCCGACCAATGCTAGAAATTCTCGTTCTTTGGCCGCGAGCTGCTCCTGTAGTGAAAAAATTCGCTCATGCGCCTTGTAATACTCAAATTGCAGAGCACTAAATCGTTTCTCATTCATGATCGAAGCGGCAACATGATCGACGGATGAATCGAGATAGCACATCTCGAGGACTTCACGGATCGGTTGATCCGAGCAAATGGCCACATATGCCAGAGGGAAGCATGCATCCCTTACGGTCACTGAAGGCACGGCTGGGCCACAGAATGTAAGCGGCATGTGTGGAGTTTGATCGGACCCGATACTCACACTGGGACGTATCCACTGTTTCAACAGGAGAACGTGTCCAAAAGACAGTTTGAGCAAATGGAGGAATTGCCGTTCCGTCATTTCGCGAAGATGAAACGGGTTCGCACCGTAATTCTGAGTAACGTCAGGGTTTGGCGTAGAAATAATGAGCTGGCCGCCAGGCACGAGCAACTTGTGGCACTGGCGGACCACCTCAACTTGGGCCTCCTCGTTGACGTGCTCGATCATTTCAAAGCACGTGATGACATCAAATGAGTGATCGGGGAAGCTCCTCCCCAAGTCTGACCGCTTCTCGAACAAGAGCCTAGGGTTATGGTGGTGACGCCTGGCCCAGTCAAGCGCTGTATCGTCAATATCCAAACCAACAACACTATCGGCTACTTCTGCGAGAAGTGCCGCCCCATATCCCGTACCACAGCCAAAATCTAAAACTTTTGCCCCTGCAACTCGATGCTTCGCAAACTGATATCTGGGAAGGTGCTCATATTCTGCCACTTTAGACCACGTCCCCGGCACATACCGCTCGTGCATAAACGATTTAAAATTACTACCCTCTGCCTTACATAACAGCCCTGCCGACCCAGCAAGACCGCTATTCAAGGTCGAATACTCGTCTTCATACTTAATTTTCCCCAAACTCTCCAGAGGAAAGAGCCCGGCTATCTCCACCTTTGCAAAGTGCAGACTCGTCAAGAGTGCGTGCAACGATTCAGCAGAATAGTAGACAAGATGAGACGGTGGATGACGGTAAGCCCACCCCGCAGGATCCGCTATGGCATCATAGGATCTAGCATTAGGGGTAGTAATTATGATTCTTGTCTGAGGACCGATTGCGCCCTTGCTGAAGAGCGTATAGAACAACCCATAGGGATCGGCAAGATGTTCAATTACGTCGAACAAGACAATGAGATCGAACTCATGGGCGATGAGATTTTCCAGGCAATCTACGACAAAAAATGCATTCCCATGCCTCAAATTGGTGACTCGGCGCGCATGATCTGACACCTCTACCCCAAAGCATTTCCACCCCCGCTGAGCCGCCACTGCCAAGTGATTTCCATACCCGCAGCCGATGTCCAATACAGATCGCCCAACTGCACTTCCCTCAAATTCATCCAACAGTTCTGCGAACATCCCCAACATGGGCTCTGTCTGAGCGTCATAGTCACAATATCCCCCTCGTTCCCCCCCTTCAAACCAGTCTTCACGGTCATACAGCGATTTCAGCGTATGCTGCGAAGGCATCGGCCATACAAAATCCGTCGCAGAGGACGGGCAACGCCAAATCGTGTAGCCTTCAATGGAACAGAGAAACTTAGTTTGGGTTGAGCTAGAAATTGGACAAACAGGACTACCACCTTCAGGCAGAGCGGATCGGCTTACACCCATTTACGGCAACCTCCTGCTGTCCCCCGACCATTGCGACTGTACTCGCTGGCCGCTCTTTCTTGTCGCCACACACATCCACAACAACGTATCTTCCTGGTCCTGACACATTCGGTCCAACCGTAGCGCCACGCGATTCACAGTCCTAATAAGGAATTTCCGTCGGATGCCATGCTCTACTAGATGATTCAGGAATATTTGCCCGATCAACGCATATACCCCTCCGCAGGCCATGATGCTTCCAGCTTCAAAACCATGGCGAGAAAGACATTCCCGAATCCCATACCGAGTAAATCGCCAATAGTCATGAGGAGCCTCATGATGCCGCCACTGCATAGGGGCGGTGAGAATCAGCACACCGCCGGGCCTCGCAAGACGTTGGCACTCAGCTAGATAGAAATTAAAATCAGGCACATGCTCAAGAGTTTGCGTCGAGAGAATCGTGTCCACACTCTCGCTTGATAGGGGCAATGGTTGATCTGGCTCAACTCGAATATCAATTTTTGTCCCAGCAGCAGCGGCGACATCCGCACCGATGTACTTTGTTATTTTTGGCTCAAACAATGCCCGGTAGGGTTGTCCGCCACAGCCGTAGTCAAGCAGAATCCCTTTGGCCTGTGACAATGCTTGCTCCTCTAGCCATGCGTGTAAATAACTAAGAACAATGTAATGATGACTGTCGCTGGCAAGACGCATATCTCTCGTCCGCACAATTCCACCAAAAGCATCTTGACGATCAGATCTCATTGTTATTGGTGCTCAGCTCACCATGGAACCACCTGCAGGGGAGCACCACCTTCCCCCACGTCGGGAATTTCGAGCGAACTGAAAATGACACCGTCAGTTCTGTGAGTGCATAGCATACGCAGAGATCCTTAGAATATGCGCCAAAGGCAACTCGATAATCGCCAGGGGCAAGACAGTTGGGAGTCAAGATGAAGCGACCAGTATGAATCCCACCCGAAGGCATAGTCGGCCACCAAACGTTCTCCTCATAGCTCGTCTGCCCAATGACAAGATCTCCGTCCGCGCGATAAATACTAACCGCGAATACAACTGCCTCAAGCGATTGAACGGCGAACAAGGTGAATTTAAACCCAATGTCTTGATTTGGATAATAGATCGGCTTCTCGTTCACACAATAACCATCCAGACCAACTTCGACAAATTTGGCCGCCCTGCTTTCCTGCTGTGCCACAATGTTGCCCTGAATGTCCTGAGAAAGCGGAGGAGATCCATTAACCTTCGTGGCTGAGACACAATACTCCTGGCATATGGCAACCGGGTTGCCAATCGAAATAAGTCGTCCACTATCCAGCCATATCGCTCGATCACAGAATATCTGGAGAGTGCTCAAGTCGTGCGAGACAAACAAGATAGTCACGCCCTGAGCACGAAGAGCCAAAATACGCTCCATGCATTTATTTCGAAATTCAAAATCACCGACACTGAGCGCTTCATCGACAATCAGCACATCAGGGGCAGCATGAACAGCCACAGCAACTGCCAGACGGACAAACATACCACTCGAGTAGGTTCTTACGGGTTGGTCGATCGAGGCCCCGATATCGGCAAATGCCAGGATATCGTCCAACTGTCCGTCGATGTCTGCTTTCGACAGACCAAGCAACGACGCGTTCAGAAACACATTTTCCAGGCCCGTAAAATCAGGATGAAAACCTGCTCCCAGTTCAAGCAGCGCGGCAACACGGCCATTGACCTCAACGGTTCCGCTGGTCGGACTCAAGGTGCCCACGATCAACTGCAACAGCGTGGACTTCCCCGATCCGTTCCGGCCGATGATGCCCAGCGTCTCCCCTTTCCTCACTTCGAAGGAAACATTCTCTATTGCATGGACCTCCCGGTAATACTGTGCCGGTTCGCGTCCGAGACACTTCTGCACCACAGGTAATATCCACTGCTTTCCTCTGTCGCGCGGGCGATCGTATAACCGATAGGTCTTGGAGAGATGGCGGACGCGAATCGCCCACTCAGAGGACATCGGCAAATACCTTCCGTGTCTTCTGAAACCAGAGGAGCCCGCCCCATGCGATCAGGTAACTGCCTGCGCAATAGAGACCGATACCGATCCAGGACGGAGCCTTGCCCCAAATAAGCAGGTCTTGCGCTTGTGTGATGAGAAACGTCAGCGGATTGGCGTAAAGCAAGACTCGGTAGGCCTCCGGAAATGCCTCAGCTGGATAAAACACCGGCGAAAGAAACAGCATGATAGTCGTCAAGGGCCCGCTCGCTTGCCCGATGTCACGCACAAACACTCCAGCTGATGCTAAGAACCATGACATGCCGATGGTCACCAGGGACAGCGGCAAGAGCAGAAGGGGCGCCAGCAACATCGTCCAGTGCAAGGCATGATGGAGAAGTCCATAAAACGCTATCAACACCAGCGCGCTGACCGCCGCATGGAACAGCGCCGAACCGAGCGATGTCCACGCCAGGATTTCCAATGGAAAGACAATTTTTTTGACGTAGTTGCTGTGATTTACTATCAAGTAGGGCGCGCGGTGGATACTTTCTGCAAACAACGAATGGACGATCAGTCCGGAGAACAGCAGCAGGCCGAAATCGAGCGCGCTTTCCCCTTCCTGTCCCCACCGCATTCCGAAGGCACCCCGAAAGACCAGCGTATATACCGTCAGCATGACCATGGGATGCAGAAATGCCCACAACATTCCTAGGAGGGATCCTCGATACCGGCTTGCGATCTCACGTTTGGTCAATTGACAAATCAGATTCCAATGGGCGGACATACTGGTCAGCACCATGAAGGGAGAGAGGTCGTCTCGCTGGGAAATCATTCTCTAGCCTTTGACTAAAAGGCCTGCAACACATCCCGGTACGGTGCAGGAGTGATTCGTAGCTGGTTACCGGCAGGCTTCGTGGCTGTGAGAACCCACGCCGCCACGAGACGAACTCAAAAATCCCGCTGCTGAAACACCAAACAGGCCCCGGTCAGTAATACTCCCGCGTACAGCAAGCCATACAGCGAGGCCAAAACGAGATACTCCGGAGCCACAACAATTCCTACCGCCGCCTGCCCTTTGATATTGAGCATTTCCAGATTCGGGCAGAGGTAGTAGAACAGATCGACCACCGTCTTTACGGTTCCGTTTTCACTGTTGACCACCATCGAGCGCAAATCCTCAGTCAGATGGCCGATGACATAGAGGCCAAGCGTGAAAATGGCGCTCAATGTCGTGGAGGTGAAGGTCGAGAAGAAGAGCGCGATCGCCGTTACCACCAAAATCTCTACAAAGATGAGTTCGACGGCTTGGAACAGAGAGCGTTCGACCGGCACATGATAGAGCCAGAGGGTGAGCAGAAACACCGCCATCATAATGGCCAGATTCACGAAAAGCGTCAGTGCCAGTCCGAGATACTTGCCCAGGATGAAAAACGTTCGGCTGATGGGCCTGGCCATGATCGTGTAAATCGTTCGCCGTTCGATTTCCTTGTTCACCAGACTGATGCCGACAAAAATAGCGATGATGACCCCGATCAGATTGATCGCCGCCAACCCCATATCCGCGATCACCTTGTGGTGCTCGGTGATGGACAGGTCTGCCAGCAGCACGGACAATCCGATGAGTAACCCTGCGAACAGCACGAGGTTGTATAAAATCTTGTCCCGCAAACTTTCACGGAACGCATTGACAGCAATGACACCGATCGCACCCATGTCAGGACGCCCTCCCACTGGTCATATGCGGCAACACCTTCGTGCCTTCATGCGAGGCCTCTTGAAAGAACAAGTCTTCCAGCGAGGCTTTGTGCGGCGTGACGGATAATAGCCGTCCCCCCTGGCGGCGGATCTCTCCCACGAGTGCATCGACCGCATCGGGACTCGGCAAGACGATCAGACATTGTTGTCCCTGTTGCAGCACGCGGGTGGCCAGCGAATGGATGAACACATTGCCTTCGACCTTGAGTTGTTGACAGACCACCTCGACCGATCGCGTGTGATCCTGGCGGACCAATTCATCGACCCGACCGCTCGCCACCAACCGTCCTTTCATCACAATGCCGACGCGGTCGCAGATCATCTCGACGTCGTGCAGAATGTGCGTGCTGAAACAGACCGTTTTGCCACAATCGCGTAGACTCAAGATCAGATCGCGAACCTGTTTACGGCCGACCGGATCCAGCCCGGTCATGGGCTCATCGAGAATAATCAATTCGGGATCGTGAATGAGGGCTTGAGCCAGCCCGACGCGTTGCAGCATCCCCTTGGAAAATTTCCGCAACTGCCTCGTGCGTGCATCCACGAGCCCCACCAGTTCCAGGAGATCCGTCACCCGCTGAGTGATTGCCGCGCGACTCAAACCGGCCAACCGTCCGTAAAACCCAAGAAACTCCTCGGCTGTGAGATAGTCGTAAAAGTATGGCGACTCCGGCAGAAAGCCGATTCGACGGCGCGTTTCCACATCGCCGGCCGGTTGTCCCAACAGCAAGGCCGTTCCGCTCGTCGCACGCACCAGTCCCATCAGAATCTTCAACGTGGTGGTTTTTCCCGCCCCGTTCGGGCCAAGGAATCCGAAAATTTCTCCCCTTCTCACAGTGAGGGATAGTCCATCCAGCGCCACGAACGGCGGGCGGCCCGGCCATCCGGACGCGTAGGTTTTGGTCAGATTGTCTGTGACGATATCGTCCACGGCACTCCTCCGTCCTTACTGCCCAGCCGGCGGCAGCGTCTCGATTGCACCGGCTTGCGTCGAAGCCGTCGCCCCGACCCCCAAGTGGCACGCAACCTTTTCATGGATGCGGAGCCGATCTCGTTTTGAAGACGCACTGACAGCCCCGGTTAATGCATCGATTTCATATTGCTCGCCTAGAGGATCCACCGGGAGTTGCGGAATGATTCCCCGTAACATCAAATCATCCAGCTTTGCCGGCCACTGGCCATACTTGAGCCAATACCGCCTGGTGCCTTCTTCCAAGAAACGCAGATCCTGCTCTTGAACGATCTCTTTCATTCGTCGAAACAGGGCTTCGCGAACCCGCGCATCGGTTACGCTACGGGAAAAGCGATCCAAAAACTCCAGTGCCGCACTTGAATCCCCGCTCTCTACCGTCATGCGCGCGGCTAATTGAGGAAGATAGGCAGGAGAGCCAGGCACCCGCGCGGCCATGCGAAAAAACTCTCCTGCTCCAGCCGCATCACAACGCTCATAGTACGAGATGTATCCGGCCAGGAACGGCAGTTGCCAATTCGACGGATTGTGGCGGCTTCCTTTTTTCAGGATGGCTAGGCCTTCATCGTGTCGACCGACTAACACACCGAGAAAGAGACCAGTAGCCTGATATGGGGGAACGAAGGTGGGATCCAGGTCCGTCAACACGTCGACGGCATGATACGTCCAGGTATAGCCCAGCTGCGTATCACGCTTTGCGCCGATATGCTGAACCGCCTGCAGCCAGATCAGATCTGCGACGACTTGCCGATAGCCAAGCACGGCCAATTTTAAATAGTCTCCCTTCGGGAGATAGGCCAATTGTTCAGCCCGGGCGACAGCGGTCCGTTCGTGATCGAGAATGAGGAGTAGACTAGACGCACCGGCCCATAACACCAGGCCACACAACACCTGACTTACGCGCGATTTTGCGGGCGTCCTAAATCGCATAGGCTTCACCCGGCGAGGCCTTTTGCTTCGACGGCGGCACGCAACGGCGCCACATCGACATTTAAAAAAGCCCGCTCGATATTGTTTTTGCTCCACTGATCGTATCGCGCCTGCCGCACCTGAATTTCTTGAAGCTCTCGCTTCGCGTCATCGATGTGGCCCGCATCGACCCACAAACGGGCTAACAACGCACGAGCAGGAAGAAAATTCGGCTCCAGTTGCTCAGCCTCTTTCGCCTGCTGCTCGGCTAACGGTCGCTCGCCGAGCATCCAATGAAGTCGAGCCTGTTCATACCGGTAGGGAGCAGAAAATGGCGCGAGCCGGACAGCCCGTTCGTACACCCGCAATGCGGCCCGCAACCAGGATTTCTGCTGTTCATCGAGAAGACCTGACGCGGATGACGTCTGCGACGCCGACACATACAACTGGGCCAACAGTCCCAACAATCGACTGTCCAACGGATTTAACTCTATCGCCTCCTTGAACTCCGCATGAGCCAATCGAAACATCTCTTTGTCTCGGGACACATCAAATGCGTTCGCGTAGACAGACCCGAGACCATGGTGATAGAGCGATTTGCCTGGATCCAACGTAATCGCGCGCTTGAATCCTTGAATTGCGATTTCTGTTTCTCCTGCCACGGCCTGCCGAGATGCCTTATCGAAAGTCAGCCAGGCCATCCCCAACCGACTGACTTCCGCCCCACATAGCAACAACAAACAGGCAGCACCCATTCCCCACGCAAGACGCCCCCGAATCGGGATGATCTGTATGGCATCGGTGCTGCGATGGGTCATCCGAGCAGCCGACACTATCAGTCCTGCGCAGAGCACAAGCAGGATCGCGAGAGCCGACTCACGCAAACTGGAGTCCAACGCGGCATGGACCAGAAGGGCGATCCCTCCGCCTCCTATCCCGAGGATGAGACTTCTCTGCCACCGAAATAATCTTGATTGAAGCACCTGCAGAATGTCACGCACGACCAGGCCTATGCCGGCCAGAAAGACAAGCAGCGCTCCCACGCCCATCTCCACACCTATTTGCAGATAGTCGTTGTGGGGAGTGTGAGCGACTTTTCCGTATCGGACAATTTCCCCTTCGACCGGAAACGCATACGAAGGATACGTATATTGGTAGAGCCCTAGGCCAATTCCAAACGGATGATCAGCCATCTGGGCCATTGCGCCCTGCCACATCTGCCAACGGGCATACGAAACGGGGTTCTGTTCATGCTCCGCAAGCACCCGTTCTTTGAGCGGAGTAGGAATGATAAGCGCCGCGAACAGGAGCGCGACAAAGCCCATACCGGCCAACTTCCACCCATATCGGGCCGCCAAGATCCACACTGTGGCCGCGAGCCAGGCCACCAGGCCTCCGCGTGACTGAGTAAAGGTCATTGCGATCAGGAGAATGCCCAAAGCTGATCCCATGCCGGCCCACCACAATACAGGCGACAGCGAGGACCGATACAATATCGCGCCTTTCCGGTATCCGTACACGGCGATGCTCAAAAGAACTGCCCAGCTGACGGTGAGATAGCTGGCGAGGAAATTCGGGTTAAAAAATGTTCCGCTGGGTCTGACAATATTCCAAACAACGCCCTGCACGATTGCCCAGGCAGCTTCCCCTAATCCCATCACGATAATGATCATCGTCAACGTATGCAGACGCTCCCACCGGTCGACAACAGAGACCAACAGATAAAACAAGATTGCGTATCCCGTGATCATCACCAGCCACTGCCGGCTCTGATGGACATAGGGGGAAAAAATCGTGGCTGCGACAGCAAAGCCCAGGAACGCCAGGACGACATATCTGGTTCCAAGCCGTGGAACAATTAAACGACCCGCCCGGATTGCATGAATGAACGTTCCACCAAGCCAGGCCACAATCAGAAGCCGTATGATCATTTGCGCCGGATGCGTCGTTCCGCCCTCCTGAAGCGGCGAAAAGATCACCAGCGCGCACATTACGATGACTGGCATCGAAGACAGGAATTGCATAGGTGTGTTCGCAGACTTGATGCGACCGATACCTCCTGCTTTATCAGAGACCGGCAATTTGGCAAAGTGAAAGTGAAATTGGATACTGGGCGAGAGAGACAGGGCAGGAAAAAACAGGCTGTTCAGAGAACGGAAAAGATCCGACCAGCCAAAAGAACACGGGGGAGGAACATCGTTCCTCCCCCGCATCGGAACACTCCTGCGAGTGATCGTTAGC from Nitrospira sp. carries:
- a CDS encoding ABC transporter ATP-binding protein codes for the protein MSSEWAIRVRHLSKTYRLYDRPRDRGKQWILPVVQKCLGREPAQYYREVHAIENVSFEVRKGETLGIIGRNGSGKSTLLQLIVGTLSPTSGTVEVNGRVAALLELGAGFHPDFTGLENVFLNASLLGLSKADIDGQLDDILAFADIGASIDQPVRTYSSGMFVRLAVAVAVHAAPDVLIVDEALSVGDFEFRNKCMERILALRAQGVTILFVSHDLSTLQIFCDRAIWLDSGRLISIGNPVAICQEYCVSATKVNGSPPLSQDIQGNIVAQQESRAAKFVEVGLDGYCVNEKPIYYPNQDIGFKFTLFAVQSLEAVVFAVSIYRADGDLVIGQTSYEENVWWPTMPSGGIHTGRFILTPNCLAPGDYRVAFGAYSKDLCVCYALTELTVSFSVRSKFPTWGKVVLPCRWFHGELSTNNNEI
- a CDS encoding ABC transporter permease, whose translation is MISQRDDLSPFMVLTSMSAHWNLICQLTKREIASRYRGSLLGMLWAFLHPMVMLTVYTLVFRGAFGMRWGQEGESALDFGLLLFSGLIVHSLFAESIHRAPYLIVNHSNYVKKIVFPLEILAWTSLGSALFHAAVSALVLIAFYGLLHHALHWTMLLAPLLLLPLSLVTIGMSWFLASAGVFVRDIGQASGPLTTIMLFLSPVFYPAEAFPEAYRVLLYANPLTFLITQAQDLLIWGKAPSWIGIGLYCAGSYLIAWGGLLWFQKTRKVFADVL
- a CDS encoding ABC transporter permease subunit; this encodes MGAIGVIAVNAFRESLRDKILYNLVLFAGLLIGLSVLLADLSITEHHKVIADMGLAAINLIGVIIAIFVGISLVNKEIERRTIYTIMARPISRTFFILGKYLGLALTLFVNLAIMMAVFLLTLWLYHVPVERSLFQAVELIFVEILVVTAIALFFSTFTSTTLSAIFTLGLYVIGHLTEDLRSMVVNSENGTVKTVVDLFYYLCPNLEMLNIKGQAAVGIVVAPEYLVLASLYGLLYAGVLLTGACLVFQQRDF
- a CDS encoding O-antigen ligase family protein; its protein translation is MPVIVMCALVIFSPLQEGGTTHPAQMIIRLLIVAWLGGTFIHAIRAGRLIVPRLGTRYVVLAFLGFAVAATIFSPYVHQSRQWLVMITGYAILFYLLVSVVDRWERLHTLTMIIIVMGLGEAAWAIVQGVVWNIVRPSGTFFNPNFLASYLTVSWAVLLSIAVYGYRKGAILYRSSLSPVLWWAGMGSALGILLIAMTFTQSRGGLVAWLAATVWILAARYGWKLAGMGFVALLFAALIIPTPLKERVLAEHEQNPVSYARWQMWQGAMAQMADHPFGIGLGLYQYTYPSYAFPVEGEIVRYGKVAHTPHNDYLQIGVEMGVGALLVFLAGIGLVVRDILQVLQSRLFRWQRSLILGIGGGGIALLVHAALDSSLRESALAILLVLCAGLIVSAARMTHRSTDAIQIIPIRGRLAWGMGAACLLLLCGAEVSRLGMAWLTFDKASRQAVAGETEIAIQGFKRAITLDPGKSLYHHGLGSVYANAFDVSRDKEMFRLAHAEFKEAIELNPLDSRLLGLLAQLYVSASQTSSASGLLDEQQKSWLRAALRVYERAVRLAPFSAPYRYEQARLHWMLGERPLAEQQAKEAEQLEPNFLPARALLARLWVDAGHIDDAKRELQEIQVRQARYDQWSKNNIERAFLNVDVAPLRAAVEAKGLAG
- a CDS encoding ABC transporter ATP-binding protein → MDDIVTDNLTKTYASGWPGRPPFVALDGLSLTVRRGEIFGFLGPNGAGKTTTLKILMGLVRATSGTALLLGQPAGDVETRRRIGFLPESPYFYDYLTAEEFLGFYGRLAGLSRAAITQRVTDLLELVGLVDARTRQLRKFSKGMLQRVGLAQALIHDPELIILDEPMTGLDPVGRKQVRDLILSLRDCGKTVCFSTHILHDVEMICDRVGIVMKGRLVASGRVDELVRQDHTRSVEVVCQQLKVEGNVFIHSLATRVLQQGQQCLIVLPSPDAVDALVGEIRRQGGRLLSVTPHKASLEDLFFQEASHEGTKVLPHMTSGRAS